From Pseudomonas sp. G.S.17, the proteins below share one genomic window:
- the fba gene encoding class II fructose-bisphosphate aldolase (catalyzes the reversible aldol condensation of dihydroxyacetonephosphate and glyceraldehyde 3-phosphate in the Calvin cycle, glycolysis, and/or gluconeogenesis), with the protein MALISMRQMLDHAAEFGYGVPAFNVNNLEQMRAIMEAADKTDSPVIVQASAGARKYAGAPFLRHLILAAVEEFPHIPVVMHQDHGTSPDICQRSIQLGFSSVMMDGSLGVDGKTPTTYEYNVEVTRRVVAFAHACGVSVEGELGVLGSLETGMAGEEDGVGAEGMLDHSQMLTDPEEAADFVKKTQVDALAIAIGTSHGAYKFTKPPTGDILAIDRIKEIHKRIPNTHLVMHGSSSVPQEWLKIINEFGGDIKETYGVPVEEIVEGIKHGVRKINIDTDLRLASTGAIREFMAKNPSEFDPRKYLAKTVTAMRDVCIARYEAFGTAGNASKIKPVSLDVMFERYARGELDAKIN; encoded by the coding sequence ATGGCACTTATCAGCATGCGCCAGATGTTGGACCACGCAGCCGAATTCGGTTACGGCGTTCCAGCTTTCAACGTCAACAACCTGGAACAAATGCGCGCCATTATGGAAGCGGCCGACAAGACCGATTCCCCGGTGATCGTTCAGGCTTCGGCCGGCGCTCGCAAATATGCCGGCGCCCCGTTCCTGCGTCACCTGATTCTCGCTGCTGTCGAAGAATTTCCGCACATCCCGGTGGTCATGCACCAGGACCACGGCACCAGCCCTGACATCTGCCAGCGCTCGATCCAGCTGGGCTTCAGCTCGGTGATGATGGACGGTTCGCTGGGTGTGGACGGCAAGACGCCAACCACTTACGAATACAACGTTGAAGTGACGCGCCGGGTTGTTGCCTTCGCTCACGCTTGCGGTGTTTCGGTCGAGGGTGAGCTGGGTGTTCTGGGCTCGCTGGAAACCGGCATGGCTGGCGAAGAAGACGGCGTTGGCGCTGAAGGCATGCTGGATCACAGCCAGATGCTGACCGATCCGGAAGAAGCCGCCGACTTCGTGAAGAAAACCCAGGTCGATGCCCTGGCCATCGCCATCGGCACCAGCCACGGCGCGTACAAGTTCACCAAGCCGCCTACCGGTGACATCCTGGCGATTGATCGCATCAAGGAAATCCACAAGCGCATTCCGAACACGCACCTGGTCATGCACGGTTCGTCTTCGGTGCCGCAAGAGTGGCTGAAAATCATCAACGAGTTCGGCGGTGACATCAAAGAAACCTACGGCGTACCGGTTGAAGAAATCGTCGAAGGCATCAAGCACGGCGTGCGCAAGATCAACATCGACACCGACTTGCGTCTGGCCTCCACTGGCGCAATCCGCGAGTTCATGGCGAAAAACCCAAGCGAATTCGATCCGCGTAAATACCTGGCCAAGACCGTAACGGCCATGCGTGACGTGTGTATCGCTCGCTACGAAGCATTCGGCACCGCCGGCAATGCCTCGAAGATCAAGCCAGTTTCCCTGGACGTGATGTTCGAGCGTTACGCCCGAGGCGAGCTGGATGCCAAGATCAACTGA
- a CDS encoding 3-keto-5-aminohexanoate cleavage protein, whose amino-acid sequence MNHDVIITCALTGAGDTTGRSHLVPVTPKQIAAAAVEAAKAGATVVHCHVRDPQTGKFSRDVALYREVMERIREADIDIIVNLTAGMGGDLEIGPGERPLEFGPNTDLVGPLTRLAHVEELLPEICTLDCGTLNFGDGDTIYVSTPAQLRAGAKRIQELGVKAELEIFDTGHLWFAKQMIKEGLLDNPLFQLCLGIPWGAPADTTTMKAMVDNLPADAVWAGFGIGRMQMPMAAQAVLLGGNVRVGLEDNIWLDRGVLASNGALVERASEILSRLGARVMTPAEGRVKMGLTKRG is encoded by the coding sequence ATGAACCATGACGTCATCATCACCTGCGCACTCACCGGTGCTGGCGACACCACCGGAAGAAGCCATCTTGTCCCGGTTACGCCCAAACAGATCGCAGCGGCAGCGGTTGAAGCCGCCAAAGCCGGCGCGACGGTTGTCCACTGCCACGTTCGTGACCCGCAAACCGGCAAGTTCAGCCGCGACGTGGCGCTGTATCGCGAGGTGATGGAGCGTATTCGCGAGGCGGACATCGACATCATCGTCAACCTCACCGCTGGCATGGGCGGCGATCTGGAAATCGGCCCCGGCGAGCGCCCGCTGGAGTTCGGCCCGAACACCGATCTGGTCGGCCCGCTGACCCGCCTGGCGCATGTCGAGGAGCTGCTGCCGGAAATCTGCACTCTGGATTGCGGCACGCTCAACTTCGGCGATGGCGACACCATTTATGTGTCGACGCCCGCCCAACTGCGCGCGGGCGCCAAGCGTATTCAGGAGCTGGGCGTGAAGGCCGAGCTGGAAATCTTCGACACCGGTCACCTGTGGTTCGCCAAACAGATGATCAAGGAAGGCCTGCTCGACAACCCGCTGTTCCAGCTGTGCCTGGGCATTCCGTGGGGCGCGCCGGCAGACACCACCACCATGAAAGCCATGGTCGACAATTTGCCCGCCGATGCGGTGTGGGCCGGTTTCGGCATCGGCCGCATGCAAATGCCCATGGCGGCGCAAGCGGTGCTGCTGGGCGGCAACGTGCGCGTCGGGCTGGAAGACAATATCTGGCTCGACCGTGGTGTGCTGGCCAGCAATGGCGCACTGGTGGAACGCGCCAGCGAAATCCTCAGCCGCCTCGGCGCCCGCGTCATGACTCCGGCGGAAGGCCGCGTGAAGATGGGTTTGACCAAGCGCGGTTGA
- a CDS encoding GlxA family transcriptional regulator encodes MPQDFYFLLMPGFSVMGFVSAVEPLRVANRFGGELYRWHVLSVDGGAVIASNGMSVNADAALEPLKKGATVWVVAGFEPLKFCTPALEHWLRRLDNEGVTLGAIDSGSFVLAQAGLLDNHRLTMHWEAIDAFKESWPKLQVTQELFEIDRRRITCAGGTASIDMMLDLIGQAHGPELAIKVSEQFVLGRIRPRKDHQRMQIATRYGISSKKLVQVIGEMEQHTEPPLSTLQLAEGIQVTRRQLERLFRLHLNDTPSNFYLGLRLEKARQLLRQSDMSVLEVSIACGFESPSYFTRSYRARFARCPREDRRAIKLS; translated from the coding sequence ATGCCCCAGGATTTCTACTTTCTGCTCATGCCCGGTTTTTCCGTGATGGGTTTTGTGTCGGCGGTGGAGCCGTTGCGGGTCGCCAATCGGTTTGGTGGCGAGCTGTACCGCTGGCATGTGTTGAGCGTGGATGGCGGCGCGGTGATCGCCAGCAATGGCATGTCGGTGAATGCCGATGCGGCGCTGGAGCCGCTGAAAAAAGGCGCGACGGTGTGGGTCGTGGCCGGGTTCGAGCCGTTGAAGTTCTGCACGCCGGCACTTGAACACTGGCTGCGCCGCCTGGACAACGAAGGCGTGACCCTGGGTGCAATCGATTCGGGGAGTTTTGTGCTGGCCCAGGCCGGGCTGCTGGATAACCATCGGCTGACCATGCATTGGGAAGCCATCGATGCCTTCAAGGAATCGTGGCCGAAACTGCAGGTTACCCAGGAATTGTTCGAGATCGACCGGCGGCGCATCACCTGTGCGGGCGGCACCGCGTCCATCGACATGATGCTCGACCTGATCGGCCAGGCCCACGGCCCGGAGCTGGCGATCAAAGTGTCGGAGCAATTCGTGCTCGGGCGCATTCGCCCGCGCAAGGACCACCAACGCATGCAGATCGCCACGCGTTATGGCATCAGCAGTAAAAAACTGGTGCAGGTGATCGGCGAAATGGAGCAACACACCGAACCGCCCTTAAGCACGCTGCAACTGGCCGAGGGCATACAGGTCACCCGACGCCAGCTGGAGCGCCTGTTTCGGCTGCACCTCAACGACACGCCGAGCAATTTCTATCTCGGCCTGCGCCTGGAGAAAGCCCGGCAGTTGCTGCGTCAGAGCGATATGAGCGTGCTGGAAGTCAGCATCGCCTGCGGCTTCGAGTCACCGTCGTATTTCACCCGCAGTTACCGGGCGCGATTCGCCCGGTGCCCGAGGGAAGATCGGCGCGCAATCAAACTCTCGTAA
- a CDS encoding thioesterase family protein, with amino-acid sequence MPNLITYKTPILADWVDYNGHLRDAFYLLIFSYATDAFMDRIGLTCDNRDASGHSLFTLEAHINYLNEVKLRELVEVRTQIVAHDHKRVHLYHSLHKVDIDEPLAASEQMLLHVDLAAGPRSAPFDEAVLNALLGIVEDQKDLPAPRYVGRVIGIREP; translated from the coding sequence ATGCCCAACCTCATCACCTACAAAACCCCGATCCTCGCCGATTGGGTCGACTACAACGGGCATCTGCGCGATGCCTTTTACCTGCTGATTTTCAGCTACGCCACGGACGCCTTCATGGACCGCATCGGCCTGACCTGCGACAACCGCGACGCCAGCGGCCATTCGCTGTTCACCCTGGAAGCGCATATCAATTACCTGAACGAGGTGAAACTGCGCGAGCTGGTCGAGGTTCGCACGCAAATCGTCGCCCATGATCACAAGCGCGTGCATCTCTACCACAGCCTGCACAAGGTCGATATCGACGAGCCATTGGCGGCCAGTGAGCAAATGCTGCTGCATGTGGATCTGGCCGCCGGGCCACGCTCCGCGCCGTTCGATGAGGCCGTGTTGAATGCGTTGCTGGGGATCGTGGAAGACCAGAAGGACTTGCCTGCGCCGAGGTATGTCGGGCGGGTGATTGGCATTCGAGAACCGTAG
- a CDS encoding MliC family protein produces MKGVIALATLAVLGGCASMKAPEQGDTWTHWVCDSKAQVHWRFVGQAKAEVDVRLNESDQVFRLKAEPGTPSLYSNGVLAFNDKGDEGLVYWEATNDLIGRGCKAR; encoded by the coding sequence ATGAAAGGCGTGATTGCTCTTGCGACACTTGCAGTGCTTGGTGGTTGCGCCAGCATGAAGGCACCGGAACAAGGCGACACCTGGACGCATTGGGTGTGCGACAGCAAAGCCCAGGTTCACTGGCGTTTTGTCGGTCAGGCCAAGGCCGAGGTTGATGTCCGGCTCAATGAGAGCGATCAGGTTTTCAGGCTCAAGGCCGAGCCGGGTACGCCGTCGTTGTATAGCAACGGCGTGCTGGCGTTCAACGACAAGGGTGACGAAGGCCTGGTTTACTGGGAAGCCACCAATGATTTGATCGGTCGCGGCTGCAAGGCCCGATAA
- a CDS encoding L-carnitine dehydrogenase, which translates to MTFITDIKTFAALGSGVIGSGWVARALAHGLDVIAWDPAPGAEAALRQRVANAWPALEQKGLASGASQDRLRFVATIEECVRDADFIQESAPERLDLKLELHGKISAAAKPNALIGSSTSGLLPSEFYEGATHPERCVVGHPFNPVYLLPLVEVVGGRNTAPEAVQAAIKVYESLGMRPLHVRKEVPGFIADRLLEALWREALHLVNDGVATTGEIDDAIRFGAGLRWSFMGTFLTYTLAGGDAGMRHFMNQFGPALKLPWTYLPAPELTDKLIDDVVDGTSDQLGNHSIAALERYRDDCLLAVLEAVRVTKAKHGIAFND; encoded by the coding sequence ATGACCTTCATCACCGACATCAAAACCTTCGCGGCCCTGGGCAGCGGCGTCATTGGCAGCGGCTGGGTGGCGCGCGCGCTGGCCCACGGCCTGGACGTTATCGCCTGGGATCCGGCGCCGGGCGCGGAAGCCGCCTTGCGCCAGCGTGTTGCCAATGCCTGGCCCGCGCTTGAACAGAAAGGCCTGGCGTCCGGCGCATCGCAGGATCGCCTGCGCTTTGTCGCGACCATCGAGGAATGCGTGCGCGATGCCGATTTCATTCAGGAGAGCGCCCCGGAACGGCTTGATCTGAAACTCGAATTGCACGGCAAGATCAGCGCGGCGGCCAAGCCCAATGCGCTGATCGGCTCCAGCACCTCAGGCCTGTTGCCCAGCGAGTTCTACGAAGGCGCGACGCATCCGGAACGCTGCGTGGTCGGTCATCCGTTCAACCCGGTTTACCTGCTGCCGCTGGTGGAAGTGGTCGGCGGCCGCAATACCGCGCCGGAAGCGGTGCAGGCGGCGATCAAGGTGTATGAGTCGCTGGGCATGCGTCCGCTGCATGTGCGCAAGGAAGTCCCCGGTTTCATTGCCGACCGCTTGCTGGAAGCGCTGTGGCGCGAGGCATTGCATCTGGTCAACGACGGCGTGGCAACCACCGGCGAGATCGACGATGCGATTCGCTTTGGCGCCGGTCTGCGCTGGTCGTTCATGGGCACGTTCCTGACCTACACATTGGCGGGCGGCGACGCCGGAATGCGGCATTTCATGAACCAGTTCGGCCCGGCGCTGAAACTGCCGTGGACTTACTTGCCTGCGCCGGAACTCACCGACAAGCTGATCGACGATGTGGTCGATGGCACCAGCGATCAGCTGGGCAACCACAGCATCGCCGCCCTGGAACGGTATCGCGATGATTGCCTGCTGGCGGTGCTGGAAGCAGTGCGCGTGACCAAGGCCAAGCATGGCATAGCGTTCAACGACTAG
- a CDS encoding lysozyme inhibitor LprI family protein — MKTVFLTLALLATGITGAHAAQNPDATPCDGVDEDKQTLECSKYSRETAEQLLNENFQNLLQRVQTQFGANKAQFDYFTGKLKTAQQAWQKLRDADCAVEVFPAAAGSKAFTIAENDCLARMSDERSEYLESIAQE; from the coding sequence ATGAAAACGGTTTTCCTGACTTTGGCTCTTCTGGCGACCGGCATTACTGGCGCTCACGCTGCACAAAACCCCGACGCAACACCTTGCGACGGCGTAGACGAGGACAAACAGACCCTCGAGTGCTCGAAATACAGCCGCGAAACCGCCGAGCAGCTGCTCAACGAGAATTTTCAGAACCTGTTGCAGCGGGTGCAGACCCAATTCGGTGCCAACAAGGCGCAATTCGACTATTTCACCGGCAAGCTCAAGACCGCCCAGCAAGCCTGGCAAAAACTGCGCGACGCTGACTGCGCCGTGGAAGTCTTCCCGGCCGCCGCTGGCAGCAAGGCGTTCACCATCGCCGAGAATGACTGCCTGGCGCGCATGAGCGATGAGCGGTCGGAATACCTGGAGTCGATTGCCCAGGAATGA
- a CDS encoding DUF3010 family protein, producing the protein MIICGVEIKGSEAIFALATLQHGGIEHLPLAIKKIALEDDDESANVKAFATQIASFVRENGVSHIVIKKRSKKGEFAGGPTTFKIETIFQLLSDCEVTLMSPQTINAQNKKHDFALPASLNKYQHEAYKAACSGLMKR; encoded by the coding sequence ATGATTATTTGCGGCGTGGAAATCAAAGGCAGCGAGGCTATTTTCGCCCTCGCGACCCTGCAGCATGGCGGCATCGAACATTTGCCGCTGGCGATCAAGAAGATCGCCCTGGAAGACGACGACGAGTCAGCCAACGTCAAAGCCTTCGCGACGCAGATCGCCAGCTTTGTGCGTGAGAATGGCGTCAGCCATATCGTGATCAAGAAGCGCAGCAAGAAAGGCGAGTTCGCTGGCGGCCCGACCACCTTCAAGATCGAAACGATTTTTCAGCTGTTGTCCGATTGCGAGGTGACGCTGATGTCGCCGCAGACCATCAATGCGCAAAACAAGAAACACGATTTCGCCCTGCCCGCTTCGCTGAACAAATATCAGCATGAGGCTTACAAGGCGGCGTGTTCGGGGTTGATGAAGCGGTAA